The genomic DNA CGTCGAGCAGGACGAGGTCCTGTTCGAGGTGTCGACCGACAAGGTCGACTCCGAGGTGCCTTCGCCCGTTGCCGGCTTCGTCCAGCAGATCCTGGTGGGCGAGGGGGACACGGTCGACGTCGGCACCACGCTGGCGGTGATCGGGGACCAGCCCGCCGGCGGGGGGGACGGCTCGACCGCCGCCCCTTCCGAGGCCCGGCCCGCCGAGGAAGCGGCGCCGGAGCCGGCACCGGAGCCGGCGCAGCAGGAGCTGAGGCCGGAGGAGCCGGCCCCCCAACCCCAGCCGGCGCCGGCCCCGGCCCCCCCCCCCCCACC from Acidimicrobiales bacterium includes the following:
- a CDS encoding biotin/lipoyl-containing protein, whose protein sequence is MADVTMPQLGETVTEGTITRWAKQVGDRVEQDEVLFEVSTDKVDSEVPSPVAGFVQQILVGEGDTVDVGTTLAVIGDQPAGGGDGSTAAPSEARPAEEAAPEPAPEPAQQELRPEEPAPQPQPAPAPAPPPPP